A window of the Phalacrocorax carbo chromosome 26, bPhaCar2.1, whole genome shotgun sequence genome harbors these coding sequences:
- the ZBTB9 gene encoding zinc finger and BTB domain-containing protein 9, with amino-acid sequence MTSSLGGAGGGRGLVAGRMAAEGGRVQISFPQHAAALLESLNRLRLEGKFCDVAVHVGGRIFPAHKSVLAAASPFFHDKLLLQDGGRLLLPPAIDPDAFEGLLHLIYSGRLSLLLEALPGHLLVASGLQMWHVVDQCSEILRELEGGVCRWAGRGSEVTSSSSSIGRGGEASSSWTTRGGDGSSSSSWTIRGGDGSTCTTHGGDGASSWTNRGDGSSCSTHGGDGASSWPTRGGDGSSCPTRGGDGASSWPTRGGDGSSSSSWTARGGDGSSCPTRAGDGGSSWSTRGGDGSSSSSSSWPARGGDGSSWVTRGGDAATPSFAKEGGEEVLKIRVAADMTPAATSSLSSLLKDAGEEVLKICVEEEEEEEEEEEEEGGHQRRHRPTDALQIVLEEEEEEDGAPGDAHEPPKIFYIKQEAGDAAAAVEGLLPAAELAGGFVPAEVSYVIPSGGSGTTVTTGGTMMTTGGSAVFPQPSWKPVDLHGNEILGRGQALHAPVKLGAAPDGKRFGCLCGKRFAVKPKRDRHIMLTFSLRPFACAACHKRFKLKHHLTEHMKTHDGAGRACERCGRRFRLRSGLAKHRPLCQGARWGGGCWACE; translated from the coding sequence ACTCGTCGCGGGGAGGATGGCGGCGGAGGGGGGCCGGGTGCAgatctccttcccccagcacgCGGCGGCGCTGCTGGAATCCCTCAACCGCCTACGGTTGGAAGGGAAGTTCTGCGACGTGGCCGTCCACGTGGGCGGCCGGATCTTCCCGGCCCACAAGAGCGTCCTGGCCGCCGCGTCACCTTTCTTCCACgacaagctgctgctgcaggatggggggcgcttgctgctgccccccgcCATCGACCCCGATGCCTTTGAGGGGCTCCTTCATCTCATCTACTCGGGACGCTTGTCGTTGCTGTTGGAGGCCCTGCCTGGTCATCTCTTGGTGGCCAGCGGTCTCCAGATGTGGCACGTGGTGGATCAGTGCTCGGAGATCCTGAGGGAATTGGAGGGTGGGGTGTGTCGGTGGGCTGGGCGGGGCAGCGAAGTGACGTCGTCATCATCATCGATTGGCCGCGGCGGTGAGGCTTCATCATCATGGACCACCCGTGGTGGAGATGGGTCTTCATCATCATCCTGGACCATCCGTGGTGGAGACGGGTCTACGTGTACCACTCATGGTGGAGATGGAGCGTCGTCGTGGACCAACCGTGGGGATGGATCTTCGTGTAGCACCCACGGTGGAGACGGAGCGTCGTCGTGGCCCACCCGTGGTGGAGATGGGTCATCATGTCCCACCCGCGGTGGTGACGGAGCGTCATCGTGGCCCACCCGCGGTGGCGATGGGTCTTCGTCATCCTCGTGGACCGCGCGCGGTGGCGACGGCTCGTCGTGTCCCACCCGCGCTGGTGATGGAGGATCCTCGTGGTCCACCCGTGGTGGTGACGGCTCTTCGTCGTCCTCATCATCGTGGCCTGCGCGCGGTGGTGACGGCTCTTCGTGGGTCACCCGTGGTGGCGACGCAGCGACGCCATCTTTCGCCAAGGAGGGGGGTGAGGAGGTCCTCAAAATCCGCGTGGCCGCTGACATGACGCCAGCGGCGACGTCGTCCCTCAGCTCCCTCCTGAAGGACGCCGGCGAGGAGGTCCTCAAAATCTgcgtggaggaggaggaagaagaagaagaagaggaggaagaagagggcggGCACCAACGCCGTCACCGCCCCACCGACGCCCTCCAAATCgtgctggaggaagaggaagaggaagacgGGGCGCCCGGAGACGCCCATGAGCCACCCAAAATCTTCTACATCAAGCAGGAGGCGGGtgacgccgccgccgccgttgAGGGCCTCCTGCCGGCGGCGGAGTTGGCGGGCGGCTTCGTGCCGGCGGAGGTGAGCTACGTCATCCCATCAGGCGGCAGCGGGACGACGGTGACGACCGGCGGTACGATGATGACAACCGGTGGGTCGGCTGTCTTCCCGCAACCATCTTGGAAGCCGGTGGACCTTCACGGGAATGAGATCCTGGGCCGAGGTCAAGCCCTCCACGCCCCGGTGAAGTTAGGAGCGGCTCCGGACGGTAAACGTTTCGGTTGCCTGTGCGGTAAACGGTTTGCCGTCAAACCCAAGCGGGATCGACACATCATGTTGACCTTCAGCTTGCGTCCCTTCGCCTGCGCCGCCTGTCACAAGCGGTTTAAGCTGAAACATCATTTGACGGAGCACATGAAGACCCACGACGGCGCCGGGCGGGCCTGCGAGCGCTGTGGCCGGCGCTTCCGCCTGCGGAGCGGTTTGGCTAAACATCGGCCGCTCTGTCAGGGGGCTcgttggggaggggggtgctgggCCTGCGAGTGA